In Phragmitibacter flavus, a single genomic region encodes these proteins:
- a CDS encoding methyltransferase domain-containing protein, which translates to MPRFLHIAASRFERLSPAATKIFCTKDWTHLGEGPINWSNEIREQFQFGQYRNGLRLLLASIYRNHRPRYDAGTLKKMYDSCEFREFFFKAGDRLDFADNELSFIVSEHFFEHLFLDDAIALLRECQRILKPGGVIRTCVPDADLRTYEPPEAPAYPSPRVPWTHHQKHRSRWSIYSFSEALNLTGFQPRGVIYCDKDCNFIQDLPAPPTSEYPLLESHPLVATTEYFRRLPSLVVDGIKR; encoded by the coding sequence ATGCCCCGATTCCTTCACATTGCCGCATCACGATTCGAACGCCTGTCTCCCGCCGCTACCAAGATCTTTTGCACCAAAGACTGGACCCACCTCGGCGAAGGCCCCATCAACTGGTCGAACGAAATCCGCGAGCAGTTTCAGTTCGGTCAATATCGCAACGGACTGCGTCTCCTCCTCGCCTCCATCTACCGGAACCATCGTCCGCGCTACGACGCCGGAACCCTCAAGAAGATGTATGATTCCTGCGAGTTCCGCGAATTCTTCTTCAAGGCCGGGGACAGACTCGACTTCGCCGACAATGAGCTCAGCTTCATCGTCAGCGAGCATTTTTTCGAACACCTGTTTCTTGATGATGCCATCGCCCTGCTGCGTGAATGCCAGCGCATCCTCAAACCCGGTGGCGTCATCCGCACCTGCGTTCCCGATGCCGACCTGCGCACCTACGAACCCCCCGAGGCACCAGCCTATCCGTCCCCGCGTGTCCCGTGGACCCACCATCAAAAACATCGCAGCCGATGGAGCATCTACAGCTTTAGTGAGGCGCTCAACCTCACCGGTTTTCAACCCCGTGGAGTCATTTATTGCGACAAGGATTGCAACTTCATCCAGGACCTTCCTGCCCCTCCGACTTCCGAATATCCCCTGCTGGAATCTCATCCCCTGGTGGCAACCACCGAGTATTTCCGGCGTCTCCCCTCCCTGGTGGTG
- a CDS encoding glycosyltransferase encodes MPKPVISIVTKARATYFKPLYEAFAKAQPAPWRTAMLWPEHYRNEHPDELVVPQGDNFDVIPVRTGGSSNSATSTRFLPSRDAIAKLAQCAPSAMLIHEFPLFSVQALVYAKWHRVPVAVSSEVGKSNAHLFSASTRLWHSFWGKWVDGIAAFSPSGLAPLSGRTIPMTTTFHAIDSRSYLPVERQDTTGSPLVFAYLGQLIHRKGLDLWLEAARVLRDSGFTHFKLRIIGGGDETWLRSHITRTGMDDHVEITGFKSGESLRTALGTSDVFVLPTRHDNYAAVVHEAACLGLPLLVSQFAGAASVLVKNDLNGYIIDPSDPQSFAARMHDFSSPEKRNAMGRASRQIGESMSAHVQGANLWNWFDQTFHLTSPA; translated from the coding sequence ATGCCCAAGCCAGTCATTTCCATCGTCACCAAAGCGCGCGCGACCTATTTCAAACCTCTCTACGAAGCGTTTGCCAAAGCTCAACCCGCCCCATGGCGGACCGCGATGTTATGGCCCGAACATTATCGCAATGAACATCCCGACGAACTCGTCGTGCCCCAAGGCGACAATTTTGATGTCATCCCCGTGCGCACCGGGGGCAGCTCAAACTCGGCCACTTCCACACGCTTTTTGCCCTCCAGGGACGCAATCGCCAAACTCGCCCAATGCGCCCCGAGCGCCATGTTGATCCACGAGTTCCCACTGTTCTCTGTTCAGGCACTTGTCTATGCAAAGTGGCATCGGGTGCCCGTCGCCGTCTCCTCAGAAGTGGGCAAAAGCAACGCCCATCTGTTCTCGGCATCGACCCGATTGTGGCACTCTTTCTGGGGGAAATGGGTGGACGGCATTGCCGCTTTTTCCCCATCAGGCCTCGCGCCATTGAGTGGTCGAACCATTCCGATGACCACCACCTTCCATGCCATCGACAGCCGCAGTTACCTGCCGGTGGAACGTCAGGATACCACCGGTTCCCCGCTGGTGTTCGCCTATCTTGGACAACTGATCCATCGCAAAGGGCTCGACCTCTGGCTGGAAGCCGCCCGCGTGCTTCGCGACTCCGGTTTCACCCACTTCAAACTTCGCATCATCGGCGGCGGGGATGAAACATGGCTGCGCTCACACATCACCCGCACCGGAATGGACGACCACGTCGAAATTACCGGATTCAAAAGCGGTGAATCGCTGCGAACCGCCCTCGGCACCTCCGACGTGTTTGTCCTCCCCACCCGCCACGACAACTATGCCGCCGTGGTCCACGAAGCCGCCTGCCTCGGCCTTCCTTTGCTCGTCAGCCAATTTGCGGGTGCCGCATCCGTGTTGGTCAAGAACGATCTTAACGGTTACATCATCGATCCGTCCGACCCCCAATCTTTTGCTGCAAGGATGCATGACTTCAGCTCTCCCGAAAAACGAAACGCCATGGGTCGCGCCTCGCGCCAGATCGGCGAATCCATGAGTGCCCATGTTCAAGGTGCCAACTTATGGAACTGGTTCGACCAAACCTTTCATCTCACTTCTCCAGCTTAA
- a CDS encoding FkbM family methyltransferase, translated as MLNSLKTYYRLKRSDFLSQLRLKILGPNVTGLMIKSQNGTIVVDPEDVGVGWELAKNGVYGQDLLDALLPLIGPESKVLVAGAHVGSLAIPLAKVAAEVTAFEANPNTYRYLELNRQLNQSNNLTLIPLALGSSSGTLQFLLSRVNSGGSKRLPKQAHIAYYSDKPEVVDVAMTAADETLPDATFDLIIMDIEGSEADALKGMPNLLSRAKYLFIEYLPHHLDLVAGVTDEEFVALLSPHFFTAKHHGSDLTGQSPNLLPFFKSLRELGGGDVLMTK; from the coding sequence ATGCTAAACTCCCTCAAAACTTACTACCGACTCAAGCGCAGCGATTTCCTGAGCCAGCTTCGACTCAAAATCCTCGGTCCGAATGTCACTGGATTGATGATCAAAAGTCAAAACGGCACCATCGTGGTCGACCCAGAAGATGTCGGAGTGGGATGGGAACTGGCGAAAAACGGCGTCTACGGCCAGGACCTTCTCGACGCCCTGCTTCCGCTCATCGGCCCAGAAAGCAAGGTTTTGGTCGCCGGTGCCCACGTCGGCTCGCTGGCCATCCCACTCGCGAAGGTCGCGGCAGAAGTCACCGCGTTTGAGGCCAATCCCAACACTTACCGCTATCTCGAACTGAACCGTCAGCTCAACCAGAGCAACAACCTCACCCTGATCCCCCTCGCCTTGGGAAGCAGTTCGGGCACCTTGCAATTTCTTCTCAGCCGGGTCAATTCCGGGGGGTCCAAGCGCCTGCCAAAACAGGCTCACATCGCCTATTACAGTGATAAACCAGAAGTCGTCGACGTCGCCATGACGGCAGCCGACGAAACCCTTCCCGACGCAACCTTTGATCTGATCATCATGGACATTGAAGGCAGTGAAGCAGACGCCTTGAAAGGCATGCCGAACCTGCTGAGCCGCGCGAAATATCTCTTCATCGAATACCTTCCCCACCACCTGGATCTGGTGGCCGGAGTGACGGATGAAGAATTTGTCGCCCTGTTGAGCCCGCATTTTTTCACTGCCAAACATCATGGCAGCGACCTCACCGGACAATCCCCCAATCTGCTGCCCTTCTTCAAATCCCTTCGCGAATTGGGCGGCGGCGATGTGCTGATGACGAAATGA
- a CDS encoding glycosyltransferase family 9 protein — MKPASQIFIVRNGALGDLVQMTPLLQQIRADLPASKITLFSSPNATSLFEGAPFIDDLVTLPAAWSSLDSGSRRMWLVWWKVSRHGKPDMLLSLESGLKRNLGMLLCRAGRKGGLLMEGPKPWHPFTHPLVVKRDQRQVQEHTSQQYLQLWEKVSGFADRGLGYNMEHLVRPQSSGSDSEPPRRHICLAPGAGNAWLEMRTKRWPAASYVELGSRLLNLGWNVIYLGGEHDLDGFDVPDGARNLLGKTSISEAARWLHGAGAMMGNDSGLLHLAISVGCPVVAAFGPTSEVFTGPFRARSSTVLRSPMSCAPCYRLECLPPPEVLSLGHDKPCCLHAISPDRALNALIQAAEAPSNSSSLARSLPSDPQTGA, encoded by the coding sequence ATGAAACCCGCATCGCAAATCTTCATCGTGCGCAACGGCGCCCTTGGCGATCTTGTGCAAATGACGCCGCTGCTTCAGCAGATTCGTGCCGATCTTCCTGCGAGCAAAATCACTCTGTTCAGCAGTCCCAACGCGACGTCGCTTTTCGAAGGCGCCCCCTTCATTGATGATCTCGTGACTTTGCCAGCGGCATGGTCCAGTCTCGACTCCGGTTCGCGCCGCATGTGGCTGGTTTGGTGGAAGGTTTCACGACATGGCAAGCCTGACATGTTGCTTTCACTGGAATCCGGACTCAAACGCAACCTCGGCATGTTGTTGTGCCGAGCGGGCAGAAAAGGCGGACTGCTGATGGAAGGTCCCAAACCCTGGCATCCTTTTACTCATCCTTTGGTGGTGAAACGCGATCAGCGCCAGGTGCAGGAGCACACGTCACAGCAATACCTGCAGCTGTGGGAAAAAGTCTCCGGCTTTGCGGATCGGGGTTTGGGATACAACATGGAGCACCTCGTCCGCCCTCAATCATCAGGGTCAGACTCAGAGCCACCTCGTCGCCATATCTGTCTGGCACCCGGTGCCGGGAATGCCTGGTTGGAAATGCGCACCAAACGCTGGCCGGCAGCCTCCTACGTTGAACTGGGTTCGCGTTTACTGAATCTCGGATGGAACGTCATCTATCTTGGCGGCGAACACGATCTTGATGGCTTCGATGTTCCCGATGGAGCACGAAATTTGTTGGGTAAAACCTCGATCTCCGAAGCAGCCCGGTGGCTGCATGGCGCTGGTGCCATGATGGGCAATGACTCCGGCCTGCTCCATCTCGCCATCAGCGTGGGTTGTCCGGTGGTCGCCGCATTTGGCCCTACTTCGGAGGTTTTCACCGGCCCCTTTCGCGCCCGTTCGAGCACCGTCTTGAGAAGTCCCATGAGCTGCGCCCCTTGCTACCGATTGGAGTGCCTTCCACCACCGGAAGTGCTGAGCTTGGGCCATGACAAACCATGCTGCCTTCACGCCATCAGTCCCGACCGAGCGTTGAACGCGCTGATCCAGGCCGCAGAAGCTCCGAGCAACTCGTCATCACTGGCACGCTCCCTGCCGTCTGATCCTCAAACCGGAGCCTGA
- a CDS encoding glycosyltransferase — MRDAQENPITDPPFQHRFRLMKVLHLVLRDDGGVGRAAIRNHHALRDIGVDSVVALGTGTESPPEHIFSMQHPAQRWWMQWAPALHRRALRVRYGSAAIHLRTSRVPGLIASTIRRHNPDVIQLHGVFDGLVSARQVASFPVPVVWTLHDMLPFSPGYHYRGDMMDLPKEHGPLFDDHWPAATKRLATRIFQHKLSCLGTPKGAVTAPSAWLADEARESEIFRNWEVSHIHHAFPKESWPAADPVSAKAAFRLAHDSRCLLFGAEGASAPRKGADLFLQALRRLSASLDPSITSKIVLLVFGASEGMDWQAGDIQIRHLGRINDTSVLAQAYSAADVFVCPSREDNSPNTVVEALACGTPTIAFHQGGLPDLIEDGRNGFLVPPYDIEAMAKALERAIHHPSFLPRSEIQSNIFALSDPASRAADYQRIYQQVIASPRAQALQTRS, encoded by the coding sequence ATGCGTGATGCGCAAGAAAACCCCATCACCGATCCTCCCTTCCAGCACCGCTTCCGACTCATGAAAGTGCTGCACCTCGTTTTGCGAGATGACGGAGGCGTTGGCCGTGCCGCCATTCGCAATCATCATGCGTTGCGTGACATCGGTGTTGACTCGGTGGTTGCCCTCGGCACAGGCACGGAATCACCGCCTGAGCACATTTTCTCCATGCAGCATCCCGCGCAGCGATGGTGGATGCAATGGGCTCCCGCCCTGCATCGACGAGCCCTTCGCGTGCGCTATGGATCGGCAGCGATTCATCTGCGCACCTCACGGGTTCCCGGACTGATCGCCTCCACCATTCGCCGCCATAATCCCGATGTGATTCAACTTCATGGCGTCTTCGACGGATTGGTCTCCGCCAGACAAGTAGCCTCCTTCCCCGTGCCTGTCGTCTGGACGCTTCATGACATGCTTCCTTTCTCACCCGGATATCACTATCGCGGGGACATGATGGATTTACCAAAAGAACACGGACCCCTGTTTGACGATCACTGGCCCGCAGCGACCAAGCGTTTGGCCACCCGCATTTTCCAACACAAGCTGTCCTGCCTGGGAACGCCCAAAGGAGCCGTTACCGCCCCGTCGGCCTGGCTTGCCGATGAGGCCCGGGAGAGTGAAATTTTTCGAAACTGGGAAGTCTCACACATACATCACGCCTTCCCCAAGGAAAGTTGGCCGGCTGCCGATCCAGTCTCCGCGAAAGCCGCATTCAGGCTGGCTCATGATTCTCGTTGCCTGCTCTTCGGTGCCGAGGGTGCCAGTGCCCCACGCAAAGGCGCGGATCTTTTTCTGCAAGCACTACGGAGGCTTTCTGCCTCGCTCGATCCATCCATCACCTCGAAGATCGTTTTGCTGGTCTTTGGAGCATCCGAAGGAATGGACTGGCAGGCCGGAGATATTCAAATCCGCCACCTTGGCCGCATCAATGACACCTCCGTCCTCGCTCAGGCTTACAGTGCCGCCGACGTTTTCGTCTGTCCTTCACGGGAAGACAATTCACCCAACACCGTGGTTGAAGCACTGGCATGCGGCACACCCACCATCGCGTTTCATCAGGGTGGTCTGCCTGACCTGATCGAAGATGGCAGGAATGGGTTTCTGGTGCCTCCCTACGACATCGAAGCGATGGCCAAGGCACTCGAGCGGGCCATCCATCATCCTTCATTCCTCCCCCGCTCCGAGATTCAATCAAACATTTTTGCCTTGTCCGATCCGGCCTCCAGGGCGGCCGACTATCAGCGCATCTATCAACAAGTCATTGCTAGTCCACGAGCCCAAGCTCTACAAACGCGGTCGTAA
- a CDS encoding class I SAM-dependent methyltransferase — protein MPQIRRTHYHPSLASSDYFMVKHVGDFVLTKLSECIKPDMEVLDVGCGEQPLRATIESLGGRYQSTDIEQNHAGTVDHLCPIISLPLPTDSVDLILCSEVMEHVPETEEAIAEMTRVLKPGGLLILTTPFNYLLHEQPYDFVRLTPHQLKRCAGLSGLEILEIKQAGNALEVFVSMFSYASAWFFNATTNRPLRWLYSKAMQGGQALANIATCAVRPAIGRFLLTTAYLSNQCVMRKKTPSPILPSSTASDS, from the coding sequence ATGCCCCAAATTCGCCGAACCCACTACCATCCCAGCCTGGCCTCCAGTGACTATTTCATGGTGAAACACGTGGGCGACTTCGTCCTGACGAAGCTATCGGAATGCATCAAACCTGACATGGAAGTGCTCGATGTTGGCTGTGGGGAACAGCCCTTGCGGGCGACGATTGAATCCCTGGGCGGGCGTTACCAAAGCACCGACATCGAGCAGAATCATGCCGGCACGGTAGATCATCTTTGCCCCATCATTAGCCTTCCTCTGCCGACCGATTCGGTCGACCTGATCCTGTGCAGCGAAGTCATGGAGCACGTCCCGGAAACCGAGGAAGCCATTGCCGAGATGACCCGGGTGCTGAAGCCGGGTGGATTGCTCATCCTGACCACTCCCTTCAACTATCTTCTGCATGAGCAGCCCTACGATTTTGTTCGACTGACTCCCCACCAGCTGAAACGCTGTGCCGGGCTGTCCGGACTGGAAATCCTCGAAATCAAGCAGGCTGGCAATGCCTTGGAAGTCTTCGTTTCGATGTTCTCCTACGCCAGCGCCTGGTTCTTCAACGCCACGACCAACCGACCACTGCGCTGGCTCTACTCGAAGGCGATGCAAGGGGGGCAGGCATTGGCAAACATCGCCACCTGCGCCGTCAGACCAGCCATCGGTCGGTTCCTGCTCACCACCGCCTATCTCAGCAATCAATGCGTGATGCGCAAGAAAACCCCATCACCGATCCTCCCTTCCAGCACCGCTTCCGACTCATGA
- a CDS encoding lipopolysaccharide biosynthesis protein: MNQLFHRLRAVLALLVGNKDPEHSHGQRRARQIGRGFLGSAAQKTTGLLVSVLSVPLAIEHLGDERYGLWMAITSLLSWLALSDLGLSYSLSLSVATAYGRDDQKAAQQSVSSAFYALSFVALALGAVFLLVAPWIPWNSLFNVVEPLTKSELVPALMVAFILFVINFPLSIPSRVLSAYQEFATVNAFGIAINLLTLAALVIACWLQAGLPVLIGCFSGASVIVGIVLAVWLFQKHKPWLAPRWKAFDLRHATDLIRKGLWFFANSITWAMVSQIGTLIIVHELGAASVTPYSVAQRLFSYSLLLQSMVGGLLSLTYTEALAKGDHPWILKTLGRHFWLSCAASAVLCAGLYLAAPSIISVWAGPEAVPSNGVLIWMALWNFLLGLTTPFATLLFGLGRIKMMTIYSAVTAVLNLVLALFWVKTYGMVGVVAASTVAIAVINLPACIIDVRHWLKHIPKTTSQAS; this comes from the coding sequence ATGAATCAACTCTTCCACCGACTCCGCGCCGTGCTGGCATTGTTGGTGGGAAACAAGGATCCCGAACACAGCCATGGGCAACGTCGGGCACGCCAGATTGGTCGCGGCTTTCTGGGATCCGCAGCTCAAAAGACCACGGGACTGCTGGTCAGCGTGCTCTCCGTTCCCCTCGCCATCGAGCATTTGGGAGATGAGCGATATGGATTGTGGATGGCCATCACCTCGCTGTTGAGCTGGCTCGCACTTTCCGATTTAGGGTTGAGCTACAGTCTCTCCCTGTCCGTGGCCACTGCCTATGGCCGCGACGACCAAAAGGCGGCACAACAATCGGTCTCCTCAGCGTTTTACGCCCTGTCCTTTGTCGCCCTGGCGCTGGGAGCGGTATTCCTGTTGGTGGCACCATGGATTCCCTGGAACAGCCTGTTCAATGTGGTCGAACCACTGACAAAGTCCGAATTGGTGCCGGCCTTGATGGTCGCCTTCATCCTCTTTGTCATCAACTTTCCGCTGTCGATTCCGTCTCGCGTATTGTCCGCCTACCAGGAGTTCGCGACCGTCAACGCCTTCGGAATCGCCATCAATTTGCTCACTCTTGCCGCTCTGGTGATCGCCTGCTGGCTTCAAGCCGGCCTTCCGGTGCTGATTGGCTGTTTCTCCGGAGCATCGGTCATCGTAGGAATTGTTCTCGCCGTCTGGCTGTTTCAAAAACACAAACCCTGGCTCGCCCCCCGCTGGAAAGCATTTGACCTTCGGCATGCCACCGATTTGATCCGCAAAGGTCTTTGGTTTTTTGCGAACAGCATCACCTGGGCGATGGTTTCCCAAATTGGCACCTTGATCATTGTGCATGAACTGGGGGCCGCGAGTGTCACTCCCTACAGCGTCGCACAGAGGCTGTTCTCCTACTCTCTTCTGCTTCAATCAATGGTGGGCGGCCTGCTTTCTTTGACTTACACCGAGGCACTCGCGAAAGGGGATCATCCATGGATCTTGAAGACCCTAGGACGTCATTTCTGGTTGAGCTGCGCCGCCTCTGCCGTTCTTTGCGCCGGCCTGTATTTGGCCGCCCCCTCAATCATCAGCGTTTGGGCAGGCCCTGAAGCAGTGCCCTCGAATGGGGTATTGATCTGGATGGCCCTGTGGAATTTTCTTCTCGGATTGACCACACCCTTCGCCACCCTGCTGTTCGGATTGGGCCGCATCAAAATGATGACCATCTACAGCGCCGTCACGGCTGTTTTGAATTTGGTTCTGGCCCTGTTTTGGGTGAAAACCTACGGCATGGTCGGTGTGGTCGCCGCCAGCACGGTCGCCATCGCCGTGATCAATCTCCCTGCCTGCATCATTGACGTCAGGCACTGGCTAAAACACATCCCCAAGACAACATCGCAAGCGTCTTGA
- a CDS encoding TylF/MycF/NovP-related O-methyltransferase produces the protein MKKLVKTALQSIGLDLVRHEPTQLRSQLENYPELSQQEKEILLSVQPYTMTTVERMTSLLQAVTYVSKNQIPGDIVECGVWRGGSMMIIAKVLLANNDVSRTLYLFDTFEGMSEPTDDDFSVDGRPAAVQLKEEPKGTGVWCEASIEDVRANMISTGYPEDKILLIKGKVEDTIPNTIPKHVALLRLDTDWYESTRHELQHLFPLLDSKGILILDDYGHWQGARKAVDEYFQATGDPVYLHRVDYSARILVRNGQG, from the coding sequence ATGAAAAAACTCGTCAAGACAGCGCTTCAGAGCATCGGCCTCGATCTGGTTCGCCATGAGCCCACGCAATTGCGCTCCCAGCTGGAAAACTACCCTGAACTGAGCCAACAGGAGAAAGAAATTCTGTTGTCGGTTCAACCCTACACCATGACCACGGTGGAACGAATGACCTCCTTGCTGCAGGCCGTCACCTATGTGTCCAAAAACCAAATTCCTGGCGACATCGTCGAGTGCGGAGTTTGGCGCGGTGGCAGCATGATGATTATCGCCAAGGTGCTGCTGGCAAACAACGACGTCAGCCGGACCCTTTATCTATTCGACACCTTCGAAGGCATGTCCGAGCCCACGGATGATGACTTCAGTGTCGATGGTCGCCCGGCTGCGGTCCAACTCAAAGAGGAACCCAAAGGCACAGGCGTCTGGTGCGAAGCCAGCATCGAAGACGTCCGCGCCAACATGATTTCCACCGGATACCCCGAAGACAAAATCCTCCTCATCAAGGGCAAGGTCGAGGACACCATTCCCAACACCATTCCAAAACACGTGGCCCTGCTGAGACTGGACACCGATTGGTATGAATCCACCCGGCATGAGCTGCAGCACCTCTTTCCTCTACTGGATTCCAAGGGCATTCTGATTCTCGACGACTACGGTCACTGGCAGGGCGCAAGAAAAGCCGTCGACGAATATTTTCAGGCCACCGGCGATCCGGTTTATCTCCACCGGGTTGACTACTCTGCCCGCATCCTCGTGCGCAATGGCCAGGGATGA
- a CDS encoding D-sedoheptulose-7-phosphate isomerase has protein sequence MTSYQNLISAHLAEHLATVQALSSATPLIESLGQKIIDCLKAGNKVLFFGNGGSAADAQHLAAELVVRFRKNRRALPSMALTTDTSILTACGNDFGFEEVYARQVEALAQPGDVAIGISTSGQSPNVIKGLQAAKARQCFTIAFTAEAGGPCAELADLAFRAPSPVTARAQECHLLVGHILCDMVEAWLTQEN, from the coding sequence ATGACTTCCTACCAAAACCTCATCTCCGCCCACCTCGCAGAACATCTGGCGACGGTGCAAGCACTGAGTTCCGCCACCCCCTTGATCGAATCCCTCGGTCAGAAGATCATCGACTGCCTCAAAGCCGGCAACAAGGTGCTCTTCTTCGGCAATGGTGGCAGCGCCGCAGATGCCCAGCACCTGGCAGCCGAACTGGTGGTCCGCTTTCGCAAAAATCGGCGGGCCCTGCCATCCATGGCGCTGACCACCGACACCTCCATTCTGACCGCCTGTGGAAACGATTTCGGCTTTGAAGAAGTTTACGCACGTCAGGTCGAAGCCCTCGCCCAGCCAGGCGACGTCGCCATCGGCATTTCTACCTCGGGTCAAAGTCCCAATGTCATCAAGGGCCTGCAAGCCGCCAAGGCCCGCCAGTGTTTCACCATCGCCTTCACCGCTGAAGCAGGTGGACCATGCGCCGAACTGGCAGACCTGGCCTTTCGCGCCCCCTCCCCCGTCACTGCCCGCGCCCAGGAATGTCACCTCCTCGTTGGGCACATTTTGTGCGACATGGTGGAAGCCTGGCTGACCCAGGAGAACTGA
- a CDS encoding FkbM family methyltransferase, with translation MGLFRLFKNFKHIAANPGCSTARSLIRHSLWHMVKRAAPLPLKVRLTERSELSINHRAEMNGCVALAWSQRLYDYHNMSFLLDVTGHSTFCRTGLDIGANIGIYSLLMSESREVQMHAFEPHPATFQALQKILDYNHRPNVKAWNFALSDKDGSVSFSNADFNPTNRIVSEAGKGQTTTEVMALRGDDWCQRENVQPDIIKIDTEGHEAIVLQGLADALRTTKLVLVEENVSLDGTLLSPEAGIFDGPWYVDFPQRKFVTRKHAPEDAVYLNKNAHSELNALGYSLPKVSC, from the coding sequence ATGGGATTGTTCCGCCTCTTCAAAAATTTCAAGCACATCGCCGCCAATCCCGGCTGCTCCACGGCTCGATCACTCATCCGGCACAGTCTGTGGCACATGGTCAAACGCGCTGCGCCCCTTCCTCTAAAGGTGCGGCTCACGGAACGGTCGGAACTTTCCATCAACCATCGTGCCGAGATGAACGGCTGCGTCGCCCTCGCGTGGAGCCAGAGGCTTTACGACTACCACAACATGAGCTTCCTGCTCGATGTGACGGGTCATTCAACTTTCTGCCGAACCGGACTCGATATCGGTGCCAACATCGGCATCTACTCCCTGCTCATGAGTGAATCGCGGGAAGTGCAGATGCATGCCTTCGAACCTCATCCAGCCACGTTTCAAGCATTGCAGAAAATCCTCGATTACAACCATCGACCCAACGTCAAAGCTTGGAACTTTGCCTTGTCCGACAAGGATGGCTCGGTGTCCTTCAGCAATGCCGACTTCAATCCCACCAACCGCATCGTCTCCGAAGCCGGGAAGGGACAAACCACCACTGAAGTCATGGCCTTGCGTGGCGACGACTGGTGCCAGCGGGAGAACGTCCAACCGGACATCATCAAGATCGACACCGAAGGTCATGAAGCCATCGTCCTGCAGGGACTCGCCGATGCACTCCGAACCACCAAACTGGTGCTCGTCGAGGAAAACGTATCGCTCGATGGCACCTTGCTGAGCCCCGAAGCCGGCATCTTCGATGGCCCATGGTATGTTGACTTTCCGCAACGAAAATTTGTCACCAGAAAACACGCGCCAGAAGACGCGGTCTATCTCAACAAAAATGCCCACTCTGAGCTCAACGCCCTTGGCTACTCTCTGCCAAAGGTCTCCTGCTGA
- a CDS encoding FkbM family methyltransferase, whose product MSSIRPYFRDLVTTFPAALIQSWKQERWNGVRLALGIYVFKSVGNGISTRLCQIENLAEATNYLDNFIGHELRHLPVEQALSDGGNVVELGVNIGITARWWLSLSPKIHTTGVDMMEEAIAYTTAKITALNQQDRWTGIVAAVGNERGELNVSFDDPLEGTNSIGATSGQQQRSVRMERLDDLCPDVQSITLLKVDIEGAGGIALEGAPRILSHTRWVVFEIHGDEETRRASAALIKAGFVLDHFFGRTMWWERKTPTA is encoded by the coding sequence ATGAGTTCGATCCGCCCCTACTTTCGAGATCTGGTCACCACCTTCCCAGCCGCGCTGATCCAGAGCTGGAAACAGGAACGTTGGAATGGCGTCAGGCTCGCCCTTGGCATTTACGTTTTCAAAAGCGTCGGGAACGGAATCTCCACCCGCCTCTGTCAGATCGAAAACCTGGCGGAAGCCACCAATTATCTCGACAACTTCATCGGCCACGAGCTGCGTCATCTTCCGGTTGAACAAGCCTTGAGCGACGGCGGCAATGTCGTCGAACTCGGCGTCAACATCGGCATCACCGCCCGCTGGTGGCTTTCGCTGAGCCCAAAAATCCACACCACCGGAGTGGACATGATGGAGGAGGCCATCGCTTACACCACCGCCAAAATCACCGCCCTCAATCAACAGGATCGCTGGACTGGCATCGTTGCCGCCGTCGGCAACGAGCGCGGGGAATTAAACGTCAGCTTTGACGATCCTCTCGAAGGCACCAACAGCATTGGAGCCACCTCCGGCCAGCAGCAACGTTCCGTTCGAATGGAGAGACTCGATGATCTCTGCCCGGATGTGCAGTCCATCACCCTCCTCAAGGTTGACATCGAAGGCGCAGGAGGCATTGCCCTTGAGGGAGCCCCGCGCATCCTTTCACACACTCGCTGGGTCGTCTTCGAAATCCATGGGGATGAAGAAACTCGACGAGCCTCGGCCGCACTGATCAAGGCAGGATTTGTTCTCGATCATTTTTTTGGCCGCACCATGTGGTGGGAACGGAAAACGCCCACTGCCTGA